In Cicer arietinum cultivar CDC Frontier isolate Library 1 chromosome 1, Cicar.CDCFrontier_v2.0, whole genome shotgun sequence, one DNA window encodes the following:
- the LOC101514399 gene encoding uncharacterized protein, producing the protein MEHDMDGLVHDVFGIHSTEEPICGESERIPEVSENSKFYEFVKENEQMLYPNCMKYIKLSFMVHLYHLKCLHGWSDKSFSMLLDLLRYALPEENVLPKSYYETKKIVSGLCFGYEKIHACPNDCILYWDKYAKYEGCPKCSTSRWKITNEDVQGNGMETSERRKKIPAKILRWFPLKPRLQRLYMSSKVAESRRWHHESRLNDGSLRHLADSLSWKNFDARYPTFSLDPRNVRFRVASDGFNPFKTMSITHSTWPVILIPYNLPPWMCMKQPYFMLSLLILGPKGPGNNIDIYLQPLVQELQELWDDGIETFDAYKKETFQLRAAMMWTINDFPTYANLFGWSTKGQYACPCCGIETTSQWLRHGKKICYMGHRRWLSPKHKWRLNSRDIDGTRELRSPPKRLDGIDILRQIDECRKERSSKWSTTLEKEEHFLHIALLAI; encoded by the coding sequence ATGGAGCATGACATGGATGGATTAGTTCATGATGTATTTGGAATTCATTCTACAGAAGAGCCAATTTGTGGTGAAAGTGAAAGAATTCCCGAAGTTAGCgaaaactctaaattttatgaatttgtgaaGGAGAATGAGCAAATGCTTTACCCCAACTGTATGAAGTACATCAAGCTATCATTTATGGTACATTTGTATCATTTAAAGTGTCTTCATGGGTGGAGTGACAAATCATTCTCCATGTTGCTTGATTTACTAAGATATGCTTTACCAGAAGAAAATGTTTTGCCAAAGTCATATTATGAAACTAAAAAGATTGTTTCAGGATTATGTTTTGGGTATGAGAAGATTCATGCTTGTCCCAATGATTGCATATTATATTGGGACAAATATGCCAAATATGAAGGATGTCCAAAGTGTAGTACGTCAAGGTGGAAAATAACAAATGAAGACGTACAAGGTAATGGAATGGAGACTTCTGAGAGGCGAAAGAAGATACCAGCAAAGATCCTTCGATGGTTTCCATTGAAACCAAGGTTGCAAAGGTTATACATGTCCTCCAAAGTTGCAGAATCAAGGAGATGGCACCATGAGAGTAGATTGAATGATGGTTCTCTTAGGCATCTAGCTGATTCCCTTTCTTGGAAGAATTTTGACGCTCGGTATCCAACATTTTCGTTAGATCCTCGTAATGTTCGATTCAGAGTAGCTTCAGATGGTTTCAATCCTTTCAAGACTATGAGTATTACTCATAGCACTTGGCCTGTCATTCTAattccttacaatcttcctccttgGATGTGCATGAAACAACCATACTTCATGTTATCACTATTAATTCTAGGTCCAAAAGGTCCTGGAAATAACATTGACATTTATCTGCAACCATTAGTACAAGAGTTGCAAGAGTTATGGGATGATGGAATTGAAACATTTGATGCATATAAGAAAGAGACATTTCAACTTCGTGCAGCTATGATGTGGACTATTAATGACTTTCCAACATATGCTAACTTGTTTGGATGGAGTACTAAAGGTCAATATGCATGTCCATGTTGTGGTATTGAAACTACCTCGCAGTGGTTACGTCATGGTAAAAAAATTTGCTACATGGGTCATCGACGTTGGTTATCTCCCAAACATAAGTGGAGATTGAATAGTAGGGATATTGATGGAACACGAGAGCTAAGGAGTCCTCCTAAAAGACTTGATGGgattgatattttaagacaaataGATGAATGTAGAAAAGAAAGATCTAGCAAATGGAGCACAACCTTGGAAAAAGAAGAGCATTTTCTTCACATTGCCTTATTGGCAATATAA